The Naumannella cuiyingiana DNA window GCGGGCGCCGATGCCTATCTCACCTCCGACCTGCGGCACCATCCCGCGAGCGAGTTCCGCGAGTACGCCGATGCGCCGGCGCTGCTGGATGTCGCGCACTGGGCGGCGGAGTGGACCTGGCTGCCGCTGCTGGGCCGGGTGATCGCGACCGAGACGGACGCCCGGCCACTGGTCTCGGAGCTGCGCACCGATCCGTGGGACTTCGCCGTCCACCCGGCCTCCGAGTGATCACGGGCCCGGCTGATCACGGGTCCGGCTGATCACGGGCCCGAGTGATCACGGGACCGGCTGATCACGGGTCAGGGGGGCGAGCGGGTCAGCGGGGCCGGAGCAGCAACTGGGTACAGCGGAAGAGCATGATCACGCGGTCGCCGCGGCGTACCTCCGCCTCCCAGACCTGGGTCGTGGCGCCGAGATGCGCGGGCCGGGCGAAGGCTTCCAGCGCGTCGCCGACCTGCGCCGCGGCGAGATGGTTGCCCGAGGTGGTCATCGTGGTGAAGCCGGCGGGCCCGGGCGTACCCGGATCGGCATCGGTCGACTGCTCACGGGCGGCCCGGATTGCCGCCAGGCAGCCGTAGCCGCAGGCGGTGTCGGCGAGAGTGAACGCCGCGCCGGCGTGGGACCACGGCTCCTGCCCGGCGACGATCGGGGGCGCGACGTGGTCGTGCGTCACGGTCAGCGACGCGCGGGTCAGCCGCGGCCCGCACTCCGCGAGGGTGATGCCGAGCCGACCGGGCAGCCCGGGCAGCGGGTCGCCCGGCGCGGGGAGCGCGACATCGGTCACGGCGCAGCCTCCGGCTCGCGCTCCGGCGACGCCGGCTGCCGCGCGGCGGCGAGCACGATCAGCATGGTCAGCGCGGCCAGACCGGCGACCACCACCAGCAGCACCGGCGGCGGCGCGATGGCCTCGGCGAGCGCGAGCCACAGCGGCGCGGTCAACCCGAGATAGGACAGCGCCTGGAACGCGGCGGTGGTCGAGGCGAGATGAGCCGGCTCGGCCAGCCGCTGCACCTCACCGAGCCCCGCGACCTGACAGCAACCGTAGGCCGCTCCGAGCACCACCCCGGCGACCAGCACCGCTCCCGGCGAACCGAGCCCCGCCGCGCCCCCGCCGAGCAGCATCCCGACCGTCGCGAGCCCGAGAGCCACCGCCAGCAGGGCCCGCGGCGCGAGCCGGCGGGCGACCGATTGCACGGCGACGCCGGCGACACCGACGACCGCGGTCAGCATCGCCGTCCAGGCGAGGGCAAGGTCGCCCAGCCGGTCCATGATCACGCCGGGCAGATAGCCGAACGACACGCTCGGCGCGGCGAACACCCACGGGGCGAGCGGCGCGATCACCAGCAGGAACCGCCGGTGCCGCAGATGCGGGCTGAGCACCCGCCGACGGGGGCGGGTGGCACCTGGCGCGACCGGGCCGAGACGCGCCGGGACGCGCATCCGGACGAGCGCGAGGATGGCCGCGCAGCACAGCACCAGATGCGGGAGGTAGGCGGTGACCTGAGGCAGCGGCGCCCACTGCGCGCACAGCCCCGCGACCAGCGGTCCCAGCGCGAACCCGGCGGTCATGGCGATCGTGGAACGGCGAGGTGCGGCAGCGGCATCGCCGGCGAGTGCGCTGAGCTCGGCGACCCAGGCGGCGCCGGCACTGAAGGCCGCGCCGGCGGCGAAGCCCTGCAGGAGCCGGCCCGCGATCAGCACACCGACCAGCGCGGGACGATCGGCGATCCCGGCCCCGGCGAGCACCAGCCCGGACAGCAGGGAGCAGGCGACCCCGATCAGCACGACCGGGCGGCGACCGATCCGGTCCGAGACGGGCCCGCCGGCGAGCAGGCCCGGGACCAGGGCGAAGACGTAGGCCGCGAACGCAAGCTGCACCTGCGTGGTGGCGACCCCGAAGTCCGCGCGGTAGAGCAACAGCATCGGCGTGAACTGGTTCGCGCCCCAGCCGACCGCCATCAGCGCCAGCGCCGGCGGCCACCAGGCATTCGGCGAGACCGGCCGATCGGCGCGCGGCGTTCCCGCGGGAACGTCCTCTCGCCGAGACGTTCCCGCGGGAACGTCTCCGGTCGTCGGAGACGAATCGAAGCGCTGCACGATCGCCACTGTGCCCGGACGCGGTCCGGATCCACCAGTGTCGGAAATGACGATGATCGTACAATTTCGGACATGATGACGGTCGCGCCCGACGTCCCACGCTCCCATGTCGTGGCGGTCGCGCTCGTCGAGGCGCCGACCATGCTGTCCCTCGCCGCACCCTGCGACACGTTCGGCGCCGCGCCGCCGCCGGGCGCGGCGAGCTGGTACGACTTCCGGGTCTGCGGCGGCGACTCCGTGCCGCTCGGTCCCTGGGGACGGCTCGACCCGACGGATCCGCCGGAGACGCTCGACATCGCCGACACGATCGTCGTTCCCGGCGTGGGCGGCGCGCGATTCCGCGATCTCGATCCCCTGGTCGACGCCCTCCGGGCGGCCCACGCCCGCGGCGCCCGGGTGATCTCGATCTGCACCGGGGCGTTCGTGCTGGCGCGCGCCGGCCTGCTGGACGGCCGCCGCGCAACGACGCACTGGCATTACGCGCGCCGGTTGGCCGAGCTCGCGCCGACGGCCGTCATCGAGCCCGACCGGATCCACGTCGACGACGGCGACGTGCTGACCTCGGCCGGCAACGCGGCTGGCCTTGACCTGTGCCTGTACGTCCTGCAACGCGATCACGGGGCCGCCGTTGCCAACGCCGTCGCCCGCCGGCTGGTGATGGCGCCGCACCGCGACGGCGGCCAGGCCCAGTTCGTCGCGCACCGGCCCGGGCGGGATCGGCCCGACGACCTCGCCGCGCTCTGCGACTGGGCCATCGCGCGGCTCGACCAGCCGCTGCGGGTGGCCGATCTGGCCGCGCGGGCCGGGCTCAGCACCCGCCAGCTCGGCCGGCGCTTCCGCGCCGCGACCGGACACGGCACACTGGACTGGCTGGCGCAGGCGCGGGTACGCCGGGCCCAGGAACTGCTGGAGACCACGGGCGACACCGTCGAGGTGATCGCGGCGCGCACCGGCCACGGCTCCGCGGCGAACCTGCGCCGCCACTTCCGCGACATCGTCGGCGTCGCCCCCGACGCGTACCGGCGTACCTTCCGGCACGGGGCCTGATGATCGGCCGGGTAGAGCGCGCCGGGCCGAGACACCACCCGTACCCATGTCCGATTTCCGCCAGAGCCGCCGCCGTTGCGGTGCCAGACTCGTTCCCATGACAGCCACCGCACACCAGCCGGCCGCCACCGGGGCGCTGCCCGATGCGGACACCTGCTACCGCGCGGTCAGCGGACGCGACCCGCGCTTCGACGGGTGGATCTATGTCGGGGTCACCTCGACCGGCATCTACTGCCGCCCGTCCTGCCCGGCCCTCACGCCGCGCCGGGAGAACTGTCGCTGGTTCGCCGCCGCGGGTGCCGCGCAGCAGGCCGGCTTCCGGGCCTGCCGCCGCTGCCATCCCGACGCCGTGCCCGGATCACCCGAATGGAATCTGCGCGGCGACGTTGCCGCCCGGGCGATGCGGCTGATCGCCGACGGCGTCGTCGACCGCGAGGGGGTCAGCGGCCTGGCGCGCCGGCTCGGCTACAGCGAGCGGCAACTGCATCGGATGCTGGTCGCCGAGACCGGCGCCTCCCCCGTCGCGCTCGCCCGCGCCCAGCGCGCACACGCGGCCCGGCTGCTGATCGAGAACACCACCCTGACGATGGCCGACATCGCCTTCGCCGCCGGATTCAGCTCGATCCGGCAGTTCAACGACACGATCGGCGAGGTCTTCGGCGCCACCCCCACCCGGCTGCGCGCGGCGCGCCGGACCCCGGCCGCCGGCTCCGCCGGGACGCTGCGCCTGCGACTGCCGGTCCGCGAGCCGTTCGACGGCGCGGCGCTGCTGCGCTTCCTCGGCACCCGGACTGTCGCCGGTACCGAGTCCGCGCAGCTCGCCGACGGCCCCCTCCGCTTCGCGCGCAGCGTACGGTTGCCGCACGGTCCGGGCGTGTTCGAGCTGGTCGTCACCCCGGGCGCGACGTCACCGCTGGAGGCGATCGTCGGGCTCGCCGAGCTGCGCGATCTTGGTCCGCTGGTGGCACGGCTGCGGCGGATGTGCGATCTGGACGCCGATCCGGTCGCTATCGACGGCGTCCTCGGCGCGCACCCGGCGTTCGCCCCGCTGGTGGCCGCGCACCCCGGGCTGCGCATTCCGGGCGGCCCCGATCCGGACGAGCTCGCCGTCCGCGCTCTGCTCGGCCAACAGATCTCCCTGCTCGGCGGGGTACGCGCGGCCGAGCGGCTGGTCGCCGAGCACGGCGAGGACCTGCCCCCCGAACTGGTCCGGGGCGCGGTGACCCGGCTGTTCCCGTCGATGGCGACGCTCGCCGCGGCCGACCCTGACGCCTTCGCGATGCCCCGCAGCCGCGGGCGCGCCCTCGTCGGTCTCGCCGCCACCCTGGCTGCCGGGGAGATCGACCTCGGCCCGGCAGCCGACCGGCCCGCGGCGTACCGCGCGCTGACTGCGCTGCGCGGGATCGGCCCGTGGACCGCCGGCTATCTGATGATCCGCGCGCTCGGCGATCCCGACGTGCTGCTCGACTCCGACCTGATCATCCGCCGCGAACTCGACCGCCGCGGGGTCACCGACACCGACCGCCTCGCCCCCTGGCGTACCTATGCATCCCTGCACCTGTGGAACGGAGCACCATCATGATCGACACCAACCCCCCGACCACCGCACCCGAGACCGGTTTCGGCACCCTCGACACCGTCGGCGGCGGATTCGGCTATCTGTGGCGCGACGAGGGCGGTACGCCCGTCGTCCTGGCCAGCGGCTGGACCACCGATCCGGAGGAGCTGCGCGCGCTGGTGCACCCGAGCCTGCGCCCCGGGTCGGTACGCCCGCGCAATGCCGCGGCTGTCGACGACGCCGTGCGCGCGTGGGGCGACGGCGAGCTGACCGCCCTCGACTCGGTCGCCGTCCGGCAACGCTCCGGGCCGTTCCTGGAGCAGGCCTGGCAGGTGCTGCGGACGGTACGCGGCACGGTCACCTACACCGAGTTCGCCGAGCTGTCGGGCAATCGGGCCGCCTCGCGCGCCGCGGCGAGCGCCTGCGCGCGCAATGCCGCCGCACTGTTCGTGCCCTGTCACCGGGTGCTGCGCACCGACGGCAGCCTGGGCGGCTTCCGCTACGGGCTGCAGGTGAAGAGCGCCGTGCTCGATCACGAGTCCTCGTACGCGGCCGGGTGATCGAAGATCGCGCGCACGCGATCGGGATCCAGCTTGGCGGAGCGATCGAAGCGGTAGATTCCGTTCTGCTCGCCGAAGACGTCGGTGAGCTGGGTCCAGCAATAGCCGAACATCAGCGGATTCTGATCAAGAACGCGGGTCAGGCCGGCAGCGCGGGCGTACCACTCCTCCTCGTCGGCGACCCGATCCCCGTAGCCCCAGCCGTCGTCGCCGTCGCCACGCAGGTGCGGCGGGACCCACCAGATCCCCCCGAACTCGCTGCAGAAGTAGGGCTGATCGGCGTACGGCAGCGAGTAGTCCGGGGCGCCCGGCCGGGCCTCACCGCTGTTCGCGCCCGTGTTGGCGAACGGTTCGCCACGTTCCAGCCCGGCCATCCGGTCGGCGAACACCTCCGGATCCTGGCTGTAGTCGTGGCTGTCCCAGACATCGGTCGCGGCGACCCGGTGGCTGTAGCCGGAGGCGTCGATCACCGGGCGGGTGCGGTCGATTCCCTTGGTGGCAAGGAAGAGCGCGGTCGTGACATCGTCCAGCACGGTGAATCGATCATGGATGAACTGGTGGGTCTCGTTCAGTGGGCACCACCCGACGATGCTCGGGTGGGAATAGTCGCGCTCGACGGCCTCGACCCACTGCGCGATCCAGGTCGGCGTCGGGCGCTGGTTGTCCCCCGCCGGTCCCGCGCCGCTCGCGCCCCAGTCGGCGAACTCGCCCCAGACCAGGTAACCGAGCCGATCGGCGTGGTAGAGGTAGCGTTCCTCGGCGATCTTCTGGTGCACGCGGGCCCCGTTGAACCCCGCGGCCAGGCCGAGCTCGATGTCGGCGACCAGCGCCGCCTCGCTCGGGGCGGTCATCAGGCCGTCGGGCCAGTACCCCTGGTCGAGCACCAGCCGCTGGAACACCGGGCGGCCGTTGATCAACACCCGTTGCCCGTCGATCGCGATGGACCGCAGGCCGGCGTACGAATCGAGGGCGTCGACCAGCGCACCGTCCGGGCCGCGCAATTCGAACCGCACGCCGTAGAGGTGGGGCGCGCCGGGCTCCCAGAGACGAACCCGGTCGGCCGGTACGCGCAGCCGCAGCCGCGGCGTCATCGACGCATCGGCCGGGGCCTCGTCCGCGTCGATCGGGCTCGCGGCGGCGGGCGCCGCCGGTTCGTCCAGCAGCAGCGCCCGCACGGTCATCCCGCGCCGACCGTGGCGTACCGGAACGTCCAGCTCGAACTCGCCGCGCGCGACGTCCGGGGTGATCCGCGGCCGCGCCAGATGGCTCGCCGGCACCCACTCCAACCAGACCGGCTGCCAGATCCCGGTGGTGCGGGTGTAGTGGCAGCCGGAGTTGGCGTAGTGGGTGGACTGCTTGCCCCGGGGTTGCGGAGCGTCGCGACTGTCGCGGGCGCGGATCGTCAGCGTGCCGGTACGCCGGCCGGCCAGCGCGTCGGTGAGGTCAAGGGTGAAGGAGGTGTGACCGCCGCGGTGCCGCCCGACCTCGCGCCCGTCGAGCCACACGGTCGCGTCATGATCGATCGCCTGGCAGTGCAGCAGCACGCGCCCGTCCGCCGGCCACTCGTCCGGAACGGCGATCTCGCGGGCGTACCAGACCGCTTCGCAGAAGTCGGGGTCGCCGATCCCGGACAGTTCCGACTCCGGCGCGAACGGGACGACGATGGTCTCGGCGAAGTCCGCACCGAGCAGGCCGCGCTCCAGGCCGGAATCCGACGGGTCGCGCTGGAAGCGCCAGGTCCCGTTCAGGCTGAGCCAGCGCTCGCGGCGAAATTGCGGGCGCGGGTACTCCGGGCGCGGGCCGGCCGGCCGTCGGACGGAGGTCGATGATGCGGGCGTCACGTCTCGAGGCTGCCAGATTCGGGATGCGCCGCGCACCCGATGACCGGACGCTCGCGGCCTGACCGCGACGCCCGGCCCGAGGCGCCGGGCGCGACCGACGCGCTCAGTGCTCCGGGTGGAACTCCGTGGAGCCGTGCAGCGAGGGGATCTCGCGCGCAGCGTTGCCGAGCAGATTCAGCGCATCCACGATGCCGCCGGCCAACGCGCCGTCGGTGGCCGCGCGCTGGATGCCGGCGGCGGCGAGCGCGCAATCGGCGTCGTCGAGCTGGCGCGTCGCCTGCTCACCGGTGACGATCTCGATACCGCGCGACTCCGGGTCCACCACCACGACCACGGCCGTGGCCGGGTCCGGCTGGGCGCTCAGCAGACCTTCGGCGAACTGCCGCGGCTGGTCGGCGGGCGCACCGACGAACAGCGAGAAGTCCAGCCCGGACTGGGCGTCGGCATCATGCAGCGCCTGCTTGAGATCGTCGATCTCGGCGGGAGTGAACGAGACCCCGCCCTCGGCATTCACCTCCAGCGATTCCCGCGTCGGGGCCTGGCTCGCCCCGCCCGCGGCACCGACCCGCGGATCGCTCGCCAGCGCCTTCGGCGACGACGTCGAGCCCAACCACAGCGGTTCCCTGCCCCCGCGGGTCTGCCCGCGCGCGGCACGGCCGAGCGCCGGCGCCCAGATCAGCAGCGCCAGCACCGAGAGCAGCAGGGCCGGAATACCGACGAAGGCCAGCAGGAAGGTCAGGGCCGACGGGTCCTGCGCCGGCGGCCAACCGGGCAGCGTCTCCATCGGAACGACCTGCATGGGGCTGAAGAATCCGCTCACGGGCCCTAGGCTAGTGCAGCCCGCGCCCCGGGCAGCCAGTCGGAACGGACCCGAGGAGAACGCCGTTGAGCGTGCCACCGCCGAGCACCGAGCCAGCCAGCTCCGCCCGCACCGTTCTCGATGCCGACGAGATCGCTCGCACGGTGACCCGCATGGCGCACGAGATCCTCGAGGCCAACCACGGCGCGGAGCAGCTCGTCCTGCTCGGCATCCCGACCCGCGGCGTACCGCTCGCGGAACGGATCGGCGCGGCCATCGGCCAGGTCGAGTCGCGCGCCCCGCGAATCGGCCAGCTCGACATCACCATGTACCGCGACGACCTGCGCAACCAACCGACCCGCACCGTCGGGCGGACCCGGCTGCCGGGCGACATCGACGACGCGACCGTGCTGCTGGTCGACGACGTGCTGTTCTCCGGCCGCACCGTCGCCGCGGCGCTGGACGCGCTGAAGGACATCGGCCGGCCGCGTGCGGTGCGCCTGGCAGTGCTCGTCGACCGCGGTCACCGGCAGTTGCCGATCCGCGCCGACCATGTCGGGAAGAACCTCCCGACCGCCACCGGCGAGCGGGTCCACGTCCGGTTCGCCGAGACCGACGGCAGCACCGAGGTCGCGATCGAGCGGCCCGGCGACGGGACGGGCGCATGAAGAATCTGCTGTCCGCGGCCGACCTGAGCGTCGCCGAGATCGACTCCGTGCTCGATCTCGCCGAGGAGATGGCCGAGGTCCAGTCGCGGCCGATCAAGAAGCTGCCCGCGCTGCGCGGGCGTACCGTCGTCAATCTGTTCTTCGAGGACTCCACCCGCACGCGGTCCTCCTTCGAGCTGGCCGGCAAGTGGCTGTCGGCCGACGTGATCAACGTGTCCGCGAAGGGGTCCAGCGTCTCCAAGGGCGAGTCGCTGCGTGACACCGTGCTGACCATCGCGGCGATGGGGGTGGACGCGATGGTGATCAGGCACCCGGCCTCCGGCGCGCCGGCCCAGGCCGCGGCGTGGACCGGAATCCCGGTGATCAATGCCGGAGACGGTACGCACGAACATCCGACCCAGGCGCTGCTGGATGCCTACGCCATCCGCAATCACCTGCGCCGCGGGAATCACGACGATCTTGCCGGGGCCCGGATCGCGATCGTCGGCGACATCACCCATTCCCGGGTCGCCCGGTCGAATGTCGCGCTGCTGCGCACGCTGGGTGCGCAGGTGATCATGGTGGCGCCGCCGACGCTGCTGCCGTCGGGCGTCGACACCTGGGGGGTCGAGATCAGCAACGACCTCGATGCCGTGATCGACTCGGTCGACATCGCGATGATGCTCCGGGTGCAGCGCGAGCGAATGTCGGGCGGCTACTTCCCCACACCGCGGGAGTACACGGTCGGCTACGGCCTGACCCGCGAGCGGTTGGCCGCGATGAAGCCCGGCGCCGCCATCTGCCATCCCGGCCCGATGAACCGCGGGCTGGAGATCAGCGCAGATGCCGCAGACGCCGCGTCGTCGCTGATCCTGGACCAGGTCGCGGCGGGGGTCGCGGTCCGGATGAGTGTGCTGTACCACCTGCTGGGTGGCGAGGAGGAGACGACGTGAGCCAGCCCCCCGGACCTGCCCCGCTGCCGGCCCGCCCACTGTTGATCACCGGCGCCCGCCGCGCCGACGCCGGCTCCGGTGACCTGTTGATCATGGACGGCCGGTACGCCGATCCGGCCGACGCGCCCGCCGATGCCGAGCGCGTCGATGCTGACGGCCTGCTCGCGCTGCCCGGGCTGGTGGACCCGCACACCCACCTGCGCGAGCCCGGTCGCGAGGACACCGAGACGATCGCCACCGGCACGGCCGCGGCGGCGCGCGGCGGCTACACCGCAGTCCTGGCGATGGCCAACACGACACCGGTGACCGATACCGCAGAAGCCGCCGAGTACGTCCTCGATGTCGGGGCGCGCGAGGGCTCCGCGCAGGTGCAGCCCGTCGGTGCCGTGTCGAAGGGGCTGGCCGGTGAGGAGCTGGCCGAGCTCGGCCTGATGGCGCGCAGCCGGGCGCGGGTCCGGATGTTCTCCGACGACGGCCGGTGCGTGCACGATCCGACCCTGATGCGCCGGGCGTTGGAATATGTCCGGACCTTCGGCGGCGTGATCGCCCAGCACGCGCAGGACCCGCGACTGGCGGGCGGGCAGGCCTGCTGCCACGAGGGCGAGGTCTCCGGCCGACTGGGCCTGCCGGGTTGGCCGGCGGCCGCGGAGTCGACCATCGTGGCCCGTGACGCGCAACTCGCCGCGCTCACCCGCTCCCGCGTCCACGTCTGCCACGTCAGCACCGCCGAGACCGTCGAGGTGTTGCGCTGGGCCAAGCAACGCGGGATCGCGATCACCGCCGAGGTGACGCCGCATCACCTGATGCTGACCACCGACGAGGTCGTCGGCTACGACCCGACCTACAAGGTGAACCCGCCGCTGCGCCCGGCGGAGGATGTCACCGCGCTGCGCGAGGCGCTGGCCGACGGCACGATCGACGCCGTGGGCACCGATCATGCGCCGCACGCCCGCCAGGACAAGGAACACGCGTTCGCCGATGCGGCCTTCGGCATGCTCGGCCTGGAGACCGCGCTCGGCGTACTGATCGAGACCATGATCAATACCGATC harbors:
- a CDS encoding aspartate carbamoyltransferase catalytic subunit, with amino-acid sequence MKNLLSAADLSVAEIDSVLDLAEEMAEVQSRPIKKLPALRGRTVVNLFFEDSTRTRSSFELAGKWLSADVINVSAKGSSVSKGESLRDTVLTIAAMGVDAMVIRHPASGAPAQAAAWTGIPVINAGDGTHEHPTQALLDAYAIRNHLRRGNHDDLAGARIAIVGDITHSRVARSNVALLRTLGAQVIMVAPPTLLPSGVDTWGVEISNDLDAVIDSVDIAMMLRVQRERMSGGYFPTPREYTVGYGLTRERLAAMKPGAAICHPGPMNRGLEISADAADAASSLILDQVAAGVAVRMSVLYHLLGGEEETT
- the pyrR gene encoding bifunctional pyr operon transcriptional regulator/uracil phosphoribosyltransferase PyrR is translated as MSVPPPSTEPASSARTVLDADEIARTVTRMAHEILEANHGAEQLVLLGIPTRGVPLAERIGAAIGQVESRAPRIGQLDITMYRDDLRNQPTRTVGRTRLPGDIDDATVLLVDDVLFSGRTVAAALDALKDIGRPRAVRLAVLVDRGHRQLPIRADHVGKNLPTATGERVHVRFAETDGSTEVAIERPGDGTGA
- a CDS encoding sugar-binding domain-containing protein, which encodes MTPASSTSVRRPAGPRPEYPRPQFRRERWLSLNGTWRFQRDPSDSGLERGLLGADFAETIVVPFAPESELSGIGDPDFCEAVWYAREIAVPDEWPADGRVLLHCQAIDHDATVWLDGREVGRHRGGHTSFTLDLTDALAGRRTGTLTIRARDSRDAPQPRGKQSTHYANSGCHYTRTTGIWQPVWLEWVPASHLARPRITPDVARGEFELDVPVRHGRRGMTVRALLLDEPAAPAAASPIDADEAPADASMTPRLRLRVPADRVRLWEPGAPHLYGVRFELRGPDGALVDALDSYAGLRSIAIDGQRVLINGRPVFQRLVLDQGYWPDGLMTAPSEAALVADIELGLAAGFNGARVHQKIAEERYLYHADRLGYLVWGEFADWGASGAGPAGDNQRPTPTWIAQWVEAVERDYSHPSIVGWCPLNETHQFIHDRFTVLDDVTTALFLATKGIDRTRPVIDASGYSHRVAATDVWDSHDYSQDPEVFADRMAGLERGEPFANTGANSGEARPGAPDYSLPYADQPYFCSEFGGIWWVPPHLRGDGDDGWGYGDRVADEEEWYARAAGLTRVLDQNPLMFGYCWTQLTDVFGEQNGIYRFDRSAKLDPDRVRAIFDHPAAYEDS
- a CDS encoding GlxA family transcriptional regulator, whose translation is MMTVAPDVPRSHVVAVALVEAPTMLSLAAPCDTFGAAPPPGAASWYDFRVCGGDSVPLGPWGRLDPTDPPETLDIADTIVVPGVGGARFRDLDPLVDALRAAHARGARVISICTGAFVLARAGLLDGRRATTHWHYARRLAELAPTAVIEPDRIHVDDGDVLTSAGNAAGLDLCLYVLQRDHGAAVANAVARRLVMAPHRDGGQAQFVAHRPGRDRPDDLAALCDWAIARLDQPLRVADLAARAGLSTRQLGRRFRAATGHGTLDWLAQARVRRAQELLETTGDTVEVIAARTGHGSAANLRRHFRDIVGVAPDAYRRTFRHGA
- a CDS encoding MFS transporter; the encoded protein is MQRFDSSPTTGDVPAGTSRREDVPAGTPRADRPVSPNAWWPPALALMAVGWGANQFTPMLLLYRADFGVATTQVQLAFAAYVFALVPGLLAGGPVSDRIGRRPVVLIGVACSLLSGLVLAGAGIADRPALVGVLIAGRLLQGFAAGAAFSAGAAWVAELSALAGDAAAAPRRSTIAMTAGFALGPLVAGLCAQWAPLPQVTAYLPHLVLCCAAILALVRMRVPARLGPVAPGATRPRRRVLSPHLRHRRFLLVIAPLAPWVFAAPSVSFGYLPGVIMDRLGDLALAWTAMLTAVVGVAGVAVQSVARRLAPRALLAVALGLATVGMLLGGGAAGLGSPGAVLVAGVVLGAAYGCCQVAGLGEVQRLAEPAHLASTTAAFQALSYLGLTAPLWLALAEAIAPPPVLLVVVAGLAALTMLIVLAAARQPASPEREPEAAP
- a CDS encoding dihydroorotase, which gives rise to MSQPPGPAPLPARPLLITGARRADAGSGDLLIMDGRYADPADAPADAERVDADGLLALPGLVDPHTHLREPGREDTETIATGTAAAARGGYTAVLAMANTTPVTDTAEAAEYVLDVGAREGSAQVQPVGAVSKGLAGEELAELGLMARSRARVRMFSDDGRCVHDPTLMRRALEYVRTFGGVIAQHAQDPRLAGGQACCHEGEVSGRLGLPGWPAAAESTIVARDAQLAALTRSRVHVCHVSTAETVEVLRWAKQRGIAITAEVTPHHLMLTTDEVVGYDPTYKVNPPLRPAEDVTALREALADGTIDAVGTDHAPHARQDKEHAFADAAFGMLGLETALGVLIETMINTDRSDWSRVIEAMSHAPARIAGLPGQGRPIAIGEPANLTLIDPQARASVDAAASLSLSRNNPWHGRDLPDPVRMTVWAGRVTYRHD
- a CDS encoding hotdog domain-containing protein; this translates as MTDVALPAPGDPLPGLPGRLGITLAECGPRLTRASLTVTHDHVAPPIVAGQEPWSHAGAAFTLADTACGYGCLAAIRAAREQSTDADPGTPGPAGFTTMTTSGNHLAAAQVGDALEAFARPAHLGATTQVWEAEVRRGDRVIMLFRCTQLLLRPR
- a CDS encoding AlkA N-terminal domain-containing protein, with product MTATAHQPAATGALPDADTCYRAVSGRDPRFDGWIYVGVTSTGIYCRPSCPALTPRRENCRWFAAAGAAQQAGFRACRRCHPDAVPGSPEWNLRGDVAARAMRLIADGVVDREGVSGLARRLGYSERQLHRMLVAETGASPVALARAQRAHAARLLIENTTLTMADIAFAAGFSSIRQFNDTIGEVFGATPTRLRAARRTPAAGSAGTLRLRLPVREPFDGAALLRFLGTRTVAGTESAQLADGPLRFARSVRLPHGPGVFELVVTPGATSPLEAIVGLAELRDLGPLVARLRRMCDLDADPVAIDGVLGAHPAFAPLVAAHPGLRIPGGPDPDELAVRALLGQQISLLGGVRAAERLVAEHGEDLPPELVRGAVTRLFPSMATLAAADPDAFAMPRSRGRALVGLAATLAAGEIDLGPAADRPAAYRALTALRGIGPWTAGYLMIRALGDPDVLLDSDLIIRRELDRRGVTDTDRLAPWRTYASLHLWNGAPS
- a CDS encoding methylated-DNA--[protein]-cysteine S-methyltransferase, translating into MIDTNPPTTAPETGFGTLDTVGGGFGYLWRDEGGTPVVLASGWTTDPEELRALVHPSLRPGSVRPRNAAAVDDAVRAWGDGELTALDSVAVRQRSGPFLEQAWQVLRTVRGTVTYTEFAELSGNRAASRAAASACARNAAALFVPCHRVLRTDGSLGGFRYGLQVKSAVLDHESSYAAG
- a CDS encoding DUF5130 family protein; this translates as MSGFFSPMQVVPMETLPGWPPAQDPSALTFLLAFVGIPALLLSVLALLIWAPALGRAARGQTRGGREPLWLGSTSSPKALASDPRVGAAGGASQAPTRESLEVNAEGGVSFTPAEIDDLKQALHDADAQSGLDFSLFVGAPADQPRQFAEGLLSAQPDPATAVVVVVDPESRGIEIVTGEQATRQLDDADCALAAAGIQRAATDGALAGGIVDALNLLGNAAREIPSLHGSTEFHPEH